CGGGCACCCTTGCCCGTCAAGATGCCTTTTCAGCTTTGCATCAACTCCTCATAATTTTCTTGATCACTTCTAAAACTTCTTCTCCAGTTGGTATTCCGCCTGATGGTCTGCCGTGCAAATAAACTTTGGACTTACCTTCGACAGCTAATCTAACGTCTTCTACTAATTGACCCAGGCTCATCTCCACGGTTAATATCTTTTTAATCCTTTCGGACAGGTCACTTATGATTTTACTCGGAAAGGGCCACAAGGTGATAGGTCTTAAAAGCCCGATTTTTATACCTTCTTTTCTGCCTAACATCAGAGCCGATTTCGAGATTCGGGAAGAAGTTCCGTATGCGACCAGGAGAATCTCCGCATCTTCAACCTGAACCGCCTCGAATTTTACCTCTTTTTCCTCGATTTCCTTATACTTCTCAGCTAATTTCAAGGTCATTTTTTCTAAATATCCGGGCCTTAAATCATAAGACCTTATCACCCTTCTTTCCCTGCCTTCAGCATTTCCTAAAGCCCAGTCTTTTGCCGGAAGTTTAGCAGGATCGACCGGCTCAAAGTCGAACTCTATCGGCTCCATCATCTGGCCTAAGAGACCATCTGTGAGAACCATTGTGGCGATTCTGTATTTCTCAGCTAAATCATAACACCTTCTAGGAAAATTCCCCATCTCGGAAACCGAGTTAGGAGCATATACAATTACTCTATAGTCTCCGTGACCTCCACCCCTGGTGGCTTGAAAATAATCGCCCTGAG
This window of the Candidatus Zixiibacteriota bacterium genome carries:
- the vorB gene encoding 3-methyl-2-oxobutanoate dehydrogenase subunit VorB yields the protein MGEKLLMKGNEALAEGAVRAGCRFFSGYPITPQNEVPEYLSWRLPEVGGTFIQAESEVAAINMLYGASACGARVMTSSSGPGISLKQEGISYISGANLPIFYANVMRGGPGLGNIAPSQGDYFQATRGGGHGDYRVIVYAPNSVSEMGNFPRRCYDLAEKYRIATMVLTDGLLGQMMEPIEFDFEPVDPAKLPAKDWALGNAEGRERRVIRSYDLRPGYLEKMTLKLAEKYKEIEEKEVKFEAVQVEDAEILLVAYGTSSRISKSALMLGRKEGIKIGLLRPITLWPFPSKIISDLSERIKKILTVEMSLGQLVEDVRLAVEGKSKVYLHGRPSGGIPTGEEVLEVIKKIMRS